The Triticum urartu cultivar G1812 chromosome 5, Tu2.1, whole genome shotgun sequence genome contains the following window.
CTTCTTGTTTCCTAACGGGGAAGTTTCAGTCAAGGAGAAGAAGTTGGATGAGGGTGAGAAAATTTTGTCAGTAAATGGTATAGTGAAGTCTCATGTTCTGAATGGAGTTTGCACTGCATTGTACAATGATAATATGATGAATATCAAGTATCGCTATAAGGTAAACATCCCTAAGCTGGCCTGGTTTAATGAATATTTGCTCCGTCATGCTGCTTGTAATGGATCATTTGTTCAATTTTGTAGGATGATGAGCTATCATTTATTCCCAGCCTCACTTTACCATCAAATTCACTATCATTTGCATTTAAACGCCAGTTAACTCCTTCAGACAAGTTCAGGTAAATAAAAATGGTGTGAATGATTTCCATCTTTTTGTTGGAATCCAGTATCTCTACAGGTTGATGTAGAGTAGCTGATCTAGGCTTAGAAAAGAAACATCATATGATTTGCCTCCTGGATCTGTGAGACTGTTTTGAGCGTTGCACTTGTAACCTTGCTCTGCGTTCCAATGCACAGGGAGCTTGAAGCACCCTGTTTATATGTTACGTCCATTGCTTAACGATACTTATCATCTTCAGTTACCGGTACCATTTTGACACGAACTACTGGAGTGCTGTCTATAAACAAAAGGCCAGTAAGCATGTCAAATGGAAAGCAGGTTATGGGTCGGACGAAAGGCTTGGCTGGGCATCTGTTTGGGTAAGGATTTACTCACAACTGACAACAATAACTAGGCAGCTTAATTTAGCTCATCATAGGAGTTAAGTTATTTTTTTTGCTATATATTTTTGTTGGATTCATATAGATTTGCACCATGTAATGCAGGTTGGCGACGCAGGCGGCAAGACAAAGGAGGCCCCCCTGAAGACAAAAGTCCAACTCATGATAAAAGTCCCTCAGAACAATATACATAATTcaactgtggtgttccgggtgaaGAAAAGATGGGATTTTTAGTTTGGATATTTATTGCGCAGAGAAGGTGAGCAACAATAAGAAATTTGAATGCATGTGCATCCGCTGTGTGTGGAAATTGAAAAGACAATAGTATGTTACTCCCTGTCGCCAGTTGAAGTTAAACT
Protein-coding sequences here:
- the LOC125508556 gene encoding outer envelope pore protein 37, chloroplastic-like isoform X5, which produces MAAPALLSAPPPLPPMEEDGLTSHVAPSPTTPPPPSKRGFLRGRPPIRVTSEFDSERQLFSHRISCRVLNGLAKLRFRVHHGAAGGAPTPEVALMGRNFSAVVDTASRGAVLRGTADLAGSLHLSAAHNTKEGQGEVAVTTSLGDSPCKIELSSLVPPDGLPRATFLFPNGEVSVKEKKLDEGEKILSVNGIVKSHVLNGVCTALYNDNMMNIKYRYKDDELSFIPSLTLPSNSLSFAFKRQLTPSDKFSYRYHFDTNYWSAVYKQKASKHVKWKAGYGSDERLGWASVWVGDAGGKTKEAPLKTKVQLMIKVPQNNIHNSTVVFRVKKRWDF